tccatcaattctgttgttaaaaattggtcattGTACATCAAGATTACGTATGTGTGACACGCCATATATTATTGTCTAGTTACTCCATCAATCACGTCAGTTTTTAACCGTgcaaatagatgaaatttttaataataaaaaccagTTTGTGCATTGAAcgattaatttgttcattttttaataataaaaaaaaagtaaaatgtaatatgaCTCTTAGTACAAACGCCTCCGTAATACTTTTACTGTCTTATCAATTcattatgttaataatgataaattaaaattattgttttttattatgcAGATATGTTGTTGTTTATCAGCACGGTGAAATGACTAAAATACACAATGGAATGGGTGGAAGTATCTATGAAGTTCCTCTATTATAAGTacgagattaaattaattattatattattatattgatcaatttaattcttgtacTATTACAAACATCAAACTAAAACAAAGATAACGTTTGCTGTTTTAAAAATGACATAAAATTATTTCTCATTTACAGTTTAATcacaaataaatcattttatctgcaaaatcaaaaaaaaaagctttcaaaataaaatttcgtcaagcaataaatgatatttttatatttttaaagagtaAATATTGAAtcggttaaattttaatattatttaatttttttaataatagagggactaatttgatacaTTTAAGACATAAATGAAACCTGAATCTTTaatggtttttgtttttaattgctTTTATTGGAATCTTTATCGAATTTGCCACAAATAGTAAGATTCAATTCTGCATGTCACTGGTGTACTAGGACAGTAGGGACCATTTTGATAATGGAAACAATGAAGCAAcctgagaaaataaatttccatAAAAAGACGTTCAAAAGACCAATTTAATTTGTATGTCCCAACATATCCTGTCCCCCAACATATCCTACAAATCTAGTGGGGAAACAAACAATATGGGATGTTCTACCAAAACAATAGATTGTTCTGTTCTTAATCAAATACAAATTGCAATCAGCTAGTCAATGGAGTgtatcaaataaaaaagaactaaaCGTACAAAGATAAGCCATTTTCAAATGCATTTAGCTTTAAGGGTTAAAAGACGACCAACCGATGAGAAAGGCCGGAGGAAAAATTGAATCTCTAAGAAGAATGTCGAGCCAATGTCTCTACTTTATCATCTTTATCGAAATTACTAGCGGCTACTTGATTTCACTCTTTCCAGCTGTCCATGGCGATTTGGTTTCGAATCAGACTCACCATCATGGGCTGTCAAACCTAAACTCAAATCCAATGTGCTTTCGTTCAGATCTTGTCGTACCATTTTATCATCCTCCTGAAACAgagaattgaaaatataataataagtgTAGAGGAAAGGAGTCCCTGTCCCGAACCGGCCCCAGCCAAAAGGGAAAGACATCAATAATTAGCAGCTTACCTCATTTTCTTCCATAGGCACATCGTTAATGTCAGGTTTTTCATCAAAACCATCAGTCCTGGAAGTTGGCTCTGCTACACTGGGGTCAGACTCACTTGGTTTATCTTCATCGTCAACGTTTTCTGCAGCCTCGTTTTCAGCAGCTTCCCTTTTTTGTTCTTCTAACACAGCAATCTACACGGTCAAGCAATCAAAACAATTATACGTTTTATGACCCGAAAACTTAACTGATCCCTAAAATATGCCGTAAAAACCCACTTGACAAAAGCAGTTGTTATCCTTGTTATGAACAAAGGCATGAGCATTGTACATCGTGCCAAACCAATTGACAACCTCGACAACAAACTGCACGAGCTAGATTTTAAAGGGATTCAAGGCCAAAGCAAGACTCCTCTAACACCGACTGACATACGGGTTTAGCTCTGTCGGCAAGATTATTATACGCTACATATCATGCTACAATAATTTCACATACTAAATCAgatggtaaaagtaccatggaggccctaAGGTACACGTGGCATGCCACATGTCATTGTTTGGTTATTCTATCAGCCATGCTagttttaatagtacaaatggatgaattttttaatggaaatgaccaatttactctttgatctaatgtatagggactaatttgcccattttttgagtagaaggggcaaaatgcaatctaactcctagTACAAAGGctttcatggtacttttacctagACCAAATAGGTTTAACCACTACTAGAACCAAGTTGCTTAAAGCAACTGCATAGAAATCGTGTCTTCCACTGCCAAAAGGCTACCGCTTTGCAAGGCTCCAAAAAGCTCATTTATACTATGCAACCTCCCTACGGCTTTTTGCAAAGAGATTGTTTCAACAACTCAAATCCGTGACCTTCCAATCACAAAGTAGCAACCTTATCAATTGCTACCAAGGCTCGCCCTAATccgagaaaagaaaaagggatacCCTTTATAGCACTATATTATTGGTTTTAAAAAGATCTCGAAACCTTGAAATGCATCTATGAGCATAAGGACGACAAGCAGCTCTATTTTTCTATATCCTTTATACATAATACCCAAATTAGCTATGCAATTAAAATTAGCTTCTAAACAAGTTAAGAACAGATTTTgacaaatatacaaaaaaaaacatgaaactCTTAAAATTTCAGCCTttgatcaaagaaaaaaaaatatcaaaataaacattatagaGTCAATGTATATTATAGTATCAAAATCCAATCACCCAAAGCTCCATCAGTCATATTAATCTTGAGAAATCCTTACTTTCAAAGCAGTTCCATTGAATCTAACCacaaaagaaaaccctaaaaccaCTATAAACCCAAACCCCAGCTCACAGATCCAGTAATTTATATCAATAAACACCAAAATCAGATCCTAATTCACAGTAAATCACCACCAAGAAAATCAATACAAAGTATAAACAAAGACGGAAAACTTCAATTCACAACCAAAAAAATCGAAATTGACGAAACCCaaggaagaaacaaaaaatttaccGGAATGTATTTAAATTTCCGCCTCGGAGGCTCCTCCGGCGCCGCTACCGTATCCTCCTTAGGAGAATTGTTCATATAGTTGTTATTGTTTTGGCTTTGGGTTATTGGGGTCCATTTAAAAAGGACAAGATGAGGACCGTTATTACCGTTAGAAGTACCATTGCTGTTGCTATGGTGATTTTGAGAATGATTATTGTTGTTACCGCCGCCACCGCCGGTGTTAGAAGGGGAAACGTTTACCCAtttcttcttccattttcttaCCGGTCCGGTGAACACCGTGACTGGTCCATACCGAGTGGAGGACCGGCCAAGTCGAGCTCCTACTCCTTCCATTAAACTCAGCCGCGTTAGATCGGTGGCGAATTCGCCGTGACTCgctctaaaaattaaaaaacggAAATTTcgcttctttgtttttttctttcccctCTTCCCACTCTTTTTTATGTAGAAAGTTTGGGCCTGGATTTGGTGTGGCCAGGTCCAGAATGCGAGCGCGAATCAGAACCGTTAAATTTGTGTTCTGGCTCATGATATGGTAATTTTACGGCCTTTTTATTGTGATGGTGATTTTGTAATGATTGGAAATTGGAATGATACTTTCTATTGCTTGAAgtcattttctcctttttaattatgtttttccttttccggaaagaaataaattccctCATTTTCATGAatcttactaaattaatatatagttaAATAACAGCTATTCAATGTTGTCGGAATCTGATCGGATTAGTTCATCGAATTAGTTAAATCGAAAATTAATAGTTGTACAGATTCGAATAAAGATATGAAATTAGGTTTTAAACAAACCATTCAACATAGTCATCAAACCACGAATCAGAATCAATTCAATCagtttaatctaatttattagCCCAAATTCGTAAAATCTTTCCCAAACaaataaaacccaaataaatTGGTCTAAATAGATAAAcctaacataaaaaaaaatacactaaatgttaaaatatgttataagtcACCGTACcttcaaaattttggaatttagcctgtttatttttcagatttcaaaattcagatgCAACAGTTAATATTGTTAGAACTTTTTGATAAATTCAAGTTaatcttccattttttttaaaattttatgtctaccaagttagttttttttttcaaaatattacaccAGCAAACAGGGGCgaagatagaaaattttttacgagggccgaaattaaattgtactttttacgatagtaaaagtgtaatttcatcattttaatagtctatatctttataatttttaaaagaataaatcaaaattttattatttttaggggcctaaagtgcaattttacctttactaatttaaaattttaaaaaatttaaaggacctaaatgaaaattttctattttaaggggGTCGGGCTCCTACCAACCCCCCTAGTTTCGCCCCTGCCTAGGGGTGAGTATTTGATTgattcgagtcgaatcgagtcaaaaaatttcgagttagtcgagttgaggaatcctattttagcaaccaaactcaatttgaattttcttcgAGTCAAGTTAacaaatcatattatttatactcaatgttgtgTTTACGTGGactgattatttaactagtagacgaagtacaatattatttaactacataaacaaatataataattttaccttttaacttaatgagtaaacatttatcaaaacaacgtagttttgccttttcttatttggattttcgaataactcgaattgtgtaattcatattcgagttaaaccgaaaaacttaattttttattcgagttgatccgaataacttgattaactcaaataactcaaactatttaattcaaaatttgaatttcttttatcGAGTTTTTTGAATCGAACCGAATTTTACTCACCTCTACTTCtgccaacaaatttaacaaaaaaaaaattaacaacgcaaatagttaaaaaataaatctcacAATTCTTGtaagtgtttattttttttaattatataaatataattgattAACTCGAGGTCATCGATTAATTGAATATCAatcatatttttctaaataatttaaaaggtataataattttaaaatattttctaaaatataatatttaaaaaaaatactcataAATTCCTATATATTGTGGAAACCAATGTCGACATTATTCTCCATTGAGGTATACTATGTTGTAATCTTACTCTAGCGCCTAGTTTGGGAACTGAGAACAATCGTAGAGTCCTTTTGTATGGTAAACATTAATCCGGTTAgattcttattatattttttttctttaaacacGATGTCTAAATCGTTCATAGTCTCTCCCTAACCCATATAGAGGGATAATGCATTTCAGCGCACTCGAATTCACGTTCTACTGCATTATGATAATACCCAGATCTATcaagctaaaactcaatcgacactttttataatataatttaacatagagtttttattgtataaatttgaattccaattattttgacatattttcaaacataaatagCCGACGCAACTTGCCTCCAAAATCGTCACTATATGTGTACAGTTAAACCCATCATTATTAGCTACGATTGCAACCCAATGGCATTTGCATTGAATACATCGCTCAAATaaccaaatttattattagcaACGTAATCAACTCTGCACTAGCAAGCGCCAACATGAATACCATTGTCAAGTAAACCCCAATAGTGCATTAACTCTTATCAATTTATAAAGGTCAATAAGCCAAATACGTCGACAAGTACTCAAACATAATCGAGACAAATGAAAATCCCAACAATtataagggtgagtttggatgggcggtgcgtttacctgcggttagtgtaaatacagcggtggcggtgagattagatactgtagcgatactgtagcgtgagacaaaaagtaagctaaacgcaccgcatcgcacccaatcgcccatccaaacccaccctaaatacCCTCTATAACTTCATCTTTACAAATACCGAGGCCTTAAGTTGATCATTACTTACAGAAAATATTAAACGAAAATTGCTTCCAAAATCGTCACTATATGTACACTTAAACCCCATGCATGGAATATCATTATCATAATCCACGATTTCAACCCAATGCTAGCATTTGCATTAAACACAGCACTCAAATAACCACTTTCAAACCCTCTTTATTATTAGCAACGAAACTATCTCTGTAATAGGACAAAACCGTCACTAATTGTTCATACCAAACCCCAAAAGGAAGCTATTtaggattttaaaattaaactaagataGATCAGAATGACAAATGACCCATCTCAGAGTGGTCAAAATCACACAAAGTACATTTACttgaaaaaagaaagtgaaagcTCTAACACAAAactatacataaaaaattaattatgtccacatattttaaaaaaatccaaggGTGTTTGGTTCGTTAAATCTTAAATTATGTTTCGTACTAGGATTACGAGAATGTAAGATTACAGGTGTAATGCCAGATTACATTATTTGGTTCATTTGGCTGGAATGTAAGATTCATGTATTTGGTTGacgaaatgtaaaattacttgaaagcacattttacttaattgttcttgttatagattttttaaaacaagtttagttcctttaatatttttagtctcaatttccataaaattttgataaattattacgattcttactttttattacagtgtatatattaataaatacactgttttgaaataaatttataaatcataactATAATAATTCATGAAAAGTGATTGCAACTCTAACCATAGTTATAGTTGAAATCATaactaatatattattaaataaaactgtAACGTATGACATCTACCAGTTCACTattgagaagaaaaaatattttttttgggttttaatccGTCTTAAGAAAAAAGCCTAAATTGATTAGAGTAGTAAAAATAAAGGGcaaattgatccaaaatttaaaattacaccCGTAACCTAAGATCATTTAAAGAATGAATCGTAATGAAATTACATGGTCGAAATGTGGAATATAACATTATGGGCAGTAATATTACATTAAATGCTAACAATGTGAAATACTTCGGACCTTGTGCTGATCATTACTTACATAAAGCAATCAACAAAAATTCCCTCCAAAATCGTCACTGTATATACACTTAACCTAGAAAATCATCTTTATTAGCTATGACTGCATAAACGCAGCACTCAAATAACCAACTTTCAAACCAATTTTACTATTAGCAACGAAACCATCTCTGCAATAAAATGAAACCGCCGGTAATTCCTCGAACCCAACCGATCTCTTCGTCGCCGTTGCTACATTCTTTGAAGCATTTTTATCCAAGTTTTCGTCATTTGTTGTACGTTTATAATGAGCAAACCATTTAGCCTGCATGTACCCAAGTCTTCTCCAAGGTGGCACTTTCAGTCCATTACTTTTCATCGATTCCCTCATCGATTTACACATCAATCTCGTGATTTGCTTAAGTTCTTCTGGTTTACCGGCGAAAATCCGTGGGAAAATCTGGATAAGTGAGTCGTAACTCGTTGTTGGTCGAGCTATTTCGAACTCACCGCCGAGGTTGAGTTCGATGATGTAACGAGTCCGGTTCACGTTCACGTCTATGTATTCGTGACGTCCGGCTGGGTGCCTCCCGAATTTCTCCCACCGTGATTTGCACAGTCCTGTTTAAGCAATGTTGTCATTAAAGAACGAagtttaaaaggttaaattttggttttaatccctttactttgtttaaatttgagattttggCTTGTAGTTTAATTTGGCTTAATTTAGTCCCTCCACCTTTTATAATCTTATTAATTACTAGGGGGAAACATTGTTGGAGCAAGAGGGGTCCTTGGCCCCtccaaaaattttggaaaatttttattatactcatttttaaaaattttaattaggtccatcaaattttttagaaaatttaattaagccttccaaaagttttaaaatttttaattagactctccaaaacttttgaaaattctcattaatcctctcaaaatttttaaaaattttaattaaaccctCCAAAATTTATGGAAATTCTTATTAAGCTGctaagtttttagaaaaatttaattagaccTTTGAAATTTTCGAAAACTTTAAGCAGGCTCGTTCCACATTTGTTAATTATTCCAAATAATTGGCATGATTTTTGGGAAAGGGATgcttttaaagataaaattaaagtatatagattaaatttcaaatagtagagggaccaaaattgaattttaccTATTTAAAACCAGTAGCAGAAATGGAGAAAGCAAAAAAAACTTACCAGCATCAAAGCCATTATCTCTCAAATCAGACATAATCCGACGTTTAAAACCCTCCGACGACATATCCAAAACATTCCGGCAAGCCAGCTCTACAAGTCCGACGATCTTGACCTTCACGTTATCACCTTTGTTCTTCACCAATTGCTTTAAAGCATCTTTGGTCTCCGACCAATAACCCTCCGGCTCCGACTCCGACCCATCATCATGCTCATCATCTTCCTTCTCCGGCGCCGTCTTATTACCCTCATGATCACCAGTTTCGATAAAAGAATTTACAAGGTCCGAAAGATCTGACAAATCTTCCGACGAATGATCACTTCCGCTACTACTCTCGCATTGCCGTGCTACCACCGTCGACGCACGTGCCGCCTCGTCAAAAGCCGCCGCTATCTTATTGAACCTCACCGGAATCCTCGCCATCatcatcaacaaaattaaaccctttttttaTATGATCGAAGGGGACGTATAAAtgtctaaaaaaaaaacaaaaggctaAAGCTTTTGGAGTTTTGACAATGGCGTTGCTATGTGGTCATTTAGATCAGTGGATTCGAAGAATATGTCCTAAAGATTACACGAAAATGGTGTAATTAAATATGGAATTAATTGTGTATTTATAGAGTATCTGAGATATATGGGTATTGAATGGGATTTGACTTAATTCTTCACTGTTTTGAATGAACTTCACCTGCTTTTAAGTCTAGATTCATCGAAAACATAAGGGATTTATGAACCTGTactatattcatttttttagaaCTAATTGCACAAATCATCCTCTAACTATAATCTTCATTCTAATTAAGTCCTcgaattttaaaacattttaattagggATAAATAGGTAAAAGTATCACGGAGGCCATTTTCCTATGAGCCAGACTGCATTTTACCTCCCTTAACTCAAAAAATtagcaaattaatcatttctattaaaaattttatccatttctactgttaaaaactagtgtGACTAACATAATAACTAAACAGTTACACGTGGCGTGCTAGTTGTAccttattttggtttatagggaccagtttttaatagtagaatttgACGATCTTTTTAACAGAaggactagtttgctctttaatctaatgtataatgactaatttactcattttttagtagaggggataaaatgcaatccgactcctagtacaagggcctccatggtacttttaccaggATAAGtatcaaaactatacatgaactttgattcaatGTTCAATATCGTTCATGAACTTTGGTTTTTATGCGATTATATCTaaatttttgatttgattcaattttcataaatcactAACAATGTTATTGAATTAGCACCATTTTACGTGAATATATTGCGTGCAcgaacaattatattaattcaatatgaaaaataaatggatgtatgtatttatatgtgtacagttgaatcaaaatcaaagttccaTGTATACATATGAATTGTAACTCAAGcttcatgtgtataattgcaccaaatcaaagttcatgtatcgaATTGCACATTGGACCAAActttatgtataaatttgatatttatccattttaattacatcctcaaactatcgatgttatattaataagatattttcattactaaaatcgttaatttaaccattaaatgagACCTCGATCTTTTGggtcataatttaaaatgataagtttaaagaaaaatgaattgatgtaaaatattgattcgagattttcaaacttttacaaaaactatcctttcactctttttttttttactttatttttagttttaaatttaaaagttatacggcaacattttacttttattttaaattacatcatataattagaatgtttttaaagtttggggaccaatttaaaatgaggGTCATAGTTCAGGGAATGTCTGGTGAAATTAactctctttcttttcattGTAATGTTTGTTTTTAATTACGATTAAATAGGCTAAATATGCCGATTTTTTTAATTGGCCAAATAGTTcattgtttttcaaaatttagagaaatagaTCGATTTTGAAAAGAGTGTGTGAAAGTACATCTAGCTAAACGAGCTTTCATGCCAACTGTGCAGAAAGCTCTCCCAGTTGATCGATAGCTATTTGTGCAAGTATCTTACGATTCAGAAGCAATTGTTTCTTGTACAGATTGTGTATTAATCTACTATAACTATAGGATACCCCCACTCAGCGAATTAGTACTGCATTTATTCGAGTGATCCACAAACGACGAAAATCCCTTTTTTTCCTATCTCTATCCCGATGAGCCGAAACCAAAGCTCTTATTCTTTGTTGAGTAATAGTTCGAGTAAGTCTTGAATAAGCCATTTCACACACTCTCTCCAAAATCGATCTATTACTctaaatcttgaaaaaaaaaccgACTTATTTagtcaattaaaaaaaatcggCATCCTTTAATTACTGTATTAATGATGTCTTATCTGTCTAAATAACTACGTGGGAAATAGAAGCCGCCGTTGTTcaatgattattattattttaaaggggCAAGAGTTTTGCTAAAAAAAACTGAACGGTGGTGGAGTTGTTTTGGAGTGACCAAGTTCAATGAACCTATATGTCAATGTCTAGGTACAATGAATCTGATTTCACCTGATGATTGAGCATTATCCATGAGAGAAATTGTTAAAGGTTAATGAATCCAATTTACAATCTAAATCAGAACACGTGGatccaatttaaataatattatttgtcgaatatctaaatttaaaataaaaaataatttttaattttttttcggaTATTCCAAATCCGCAAAATTCGAATATGAATccactaaaattattttttatatacacaAGTGAATTCAGATCTCCAAATCCGAACTCgaatctatattttttattcgaataaataatgtgaatttgaataataaatattcaaataatctattcatttgtatccattttgaatttattgtaaATAATAAGTTTAAAGTTTGAATTCGAATATCATTTGAATCTGCAGAAAACAAATCGAGTATCTAAATCCGCGATATAAGTTACCATCCGCAATGAATTCGAAAGCTTTGTAATAGCTTATACATTTGCAATATACATTTATTGATATTAGAGGTGCTTATCAGTTAAGTCAGGTTTAAGTACGATATTAAGACATTTTATGCTTGCTCAAGTTTGATTCGACCTGAAAtatgagtctaaaattttattcaaactcACCCTTATTTGTAATTGGCTAACCCAAACCCATTAAGGTCCACCCATATTATTATAACTTTCATTTTTATGTgctataaattatataatatataaaaattagtataatgtATTATACACATAAAAAACGGGTCAAGTTCAGCTCATGCTTTGAATGTTCAAATCTGAACtcgacccatattttaaatagcCCTACTTTTTTGCCTAAACACTCTAAAATTTCAGACAGGCCTTCAAGTTTAGGCTCGTAACTTAACCCATGAACATGTCTAATACACATTaataccaataaaataaaagtacgtCCACCCACATGATACTATCTAAACCTATTTGATGGTTAGGTTATTTGCCTAAGACTGAAGTCCAACCCGATATTTGAGAGAATCTAGACAAAAATATTAGGttcaaaaaatagttttgaacaaTAAAATTAAGCCCGTTTATAATAGGAGTTGGGCTCATGCTTGCCCCTGCTCGactcatttttaatattatgtatatcatataaaaattaaatctaaaataatctATAATACCATGATGTGAATATGAGTATATCTAAAACGGGTTTGGTCTAAACGATTTACAAAATAGAGGAAtttgtacaaaattttaaattcacatttcaaattaaattgtATCTGAACAAGTATAAATCATATTAATACCATAGAATGAATAAACCCGAAGTAGCATTGGCATAAAGAAGTGAGATA
This genomic stretch from Gossypium raimondii isolate GPD5lz chromosome 6, ASM2569854v1, whole genome shotgun sequence harbors:
- the LOC105773321 gene encoding uncharacterized protein LOC105773321, which produces MMMARIPVRFNKIAAAFDEAARASTVVARQCESSSGSDHSSEDLSDLSDLVNSFIETGDHEGNKTAPEKEDDEHDDGSESEPEGYWSETKDALKQLVKNKGDNVKVKIVGLVELACRNVLDMSSEGFKRRIMSDLRDNGFDAGLCKSRWEKFGRHPAGRHEYIDVNVNRTRYIIELNLGGEFEIARPTTSYDSLIQIFPRIFAGKPEELKQITRLMCKSMRESMKSNGLKVPPWRRLGYMQAKWFAHYKRTTNDENLDKNASKNVATATKRSVGFEELPAVSFYCRDGFVANSKIGLKVGYLSAAFMQS
- the LOC105773323 gene encoding uncharacterized protein LOC105773323; this encodes MEGVGARLGRSSTRYGPVTVFTGPVRKWKKKWVNVSPSNTGGGGGNNNNHSQNHHSNSNGTSNGNNGPHLVLFKWTPITQSQNNNNYMNNSPKEDTVAAPEEPPRRKFKYIPIAVLEEQKREAAENEAAENVDDEDKPSESDPSVAEPTSRTDGFDEKPDINDVPMEENEEDDKMVRQDLNESTLDLSLGLTAHDGESDSKPNRHGQLERVKSSSR